CATAAAATTGAAGAGAAGAAAACGGAGATAGAGGCTTTTCTGGCCGACCCCGATAATTTCAACGACAACGTGCGCTCTCAAAAATTCACCGAGGAGTACAGCCATCTCGACGATAAACTTAAAAAGTTGTACGAACGCTGGGAGGCCGTTTCAGCCTATATGGAAAATCACCGCGGCGATTGATTTCGCTGTTCCGGTGCGGCCGCTAAAACAGCGGGTATAGAATCAATGCTTGGTGGTTTTAGCCGGCTTCCTTTTCGTATTCCTCGATTTCAAGTTCGGGGTGATATCCCGGCACAGCCACTCTGAACCAGATAAACGGCAAAAGGGGGTTTGGGAGCCAGTAGAGCCACCCGAGACTTTTAACCCTGTTTCCCTTATCCAATACCAAATCCATCCAGACGTAGAGGAATTTATAGGGACAAAAGCCGGGCATGTAATTCGCCTTGAATCTATCCGTAGTGAGATACTTGCCGCTTATATAAAAATTACCCTCGAAAGGTGTGATACCCCAGCCGCGGGGTCCTTCCGCTATAAGCGTCCCGCTTGGTTTATGGATTATACGGATAAATTTTCGGGGTTTTGGCATCGATCATTCGACAGCCTCGAAAGATAACCGCTCAATTAGCGCTCTATAAAGGCCCTTTAAGCCGATCCCCCTCCCGCCATGGCCTCGAGTCTCCTTATGCGTTCCTCCATCGGAGGGTGGGTGCTGAATAATCCCGCAAGCCCTTTGCCGGAGAGCGGGCTTGCTATCAGCATATGCGAGGTGCTGTCCGCCACCTGCTCGCTTACCCGTAAAGGGATCCTTCCGGACGCCGCTCCCAGTTTCCTGAGCGCATTCGCAAGATAGACGGGATTGCCGCATATCTCGGCCCCGCCCTTGTCGGCGCCGTATTCCCTGGTTCTTGAGATGGCCAGTCTGATTACGGTTGCCGCCAGAGGCGCTACAATCGCCATTATTAAAAGCGCAAACGGGTTCCCGCCCCGGTCCCTGCCGCCTCCTCCGCCGAAGATAGCCGCGAACTGCGCCATGTAGGCCAGGTAGGTTATCGCCGTCGCGATTGTGGCCGCTATGGAGCCTATGAGGATGTCCCTGTTCTTCACGTGAGCGAGCTCGTGTGCGAGCACGCCTTTAAGCTCTTCCCGGCTGAGGAGCCTCATTATCCCCTGCGTTACAGCGACTGCGGCATGACTCGGGCTTCTGCCCGTGGCAAAGGCGTTCGGCTGCTCCTGAGGGGTGATATAGACCTTCGGCATTGGAAGCCCGGCGTTCTGTGCAAGCTCCTGTATGTCGCCGTAGAGCTCCAGGGCGTCCTCGTATTTCACCTCTTTTGCGCGGTACATCTTAAGAACTATTTTATCGCTCCACCAGTAACTTGCGAAGTTCATCACCATCGCGATACCGAAGGCTATAACGAGTCCGTTTTTCCCTCCGATAGCGCCCCCGATCCACATCAAAATCGCTGAAAGCGCAACAAGCAAAATCAAGCTTTTTAATGTATTCATTTTCTTTTCTCCCGGATTAAACCTTTAAGAATGTAAATCCTATCTACTGTAAAATTATATCTGATAGTTAAAAAAACCTGTATTTTATATAGAATTACCAACTGCAATAATAAGAAAATAATGATCCACGGTTAAATTTCAAGTGTGTACTTAGTCCCTGTAAACGGGAATTATAAAGACAAAATGGATACTCTGATGATGTGGCGTCTCGTAGGCGCTTTCATAAATGTAACCATACTTTCACGGGCGGCGCAGTGGATTCTTAAGAGATGGGTGTCTAATCCGTATAAGCGGGCCGCTCTTGTATTCGTAATAGTTGCGGCGATTGACTTTCTCGGAATGTGGTCTTTGTATGACGATCTCTCGACAGGGGCGTACGTGGTGCTCTTTTATTACATTCCCCTTCTCCTGATATGGCTTTTGAAAGATATAATCGACGAGGCGAGAAAAAAGAAAAGCGCCCCCGGCCCGGCTGATTGAAATCAAATGGCAAACATGATCGCCAGGCGAAAGATGATTAATGCCGTAATTTCTAAATACGATGATTTTCTTTCGGAGCTGGTGGTGCCCTCAATGCAAACGGCCTGAAGACCGATTTCCCGGGGCTCGGGTCTGTGGCTGTCTGCGTGCTTGATGAGCGTCTTTCGGAAAAATGAATTGTCCGCGCTCCTCCGGATAGAAGGTAAATTAAAGGGAAGCTTCCCCGGCGTCGGGAGTGGAATAAAAAAGCTGCTGCGAAAAGAAATAACGGATTCTCTCCTCAAACAAGTGCGGTAAACTGCACGCGGCGCGAAAGCTGTACCAGTCCTTATATGCCCGCCCTCTTTTGACATATATTTTTATCTTTACTACTATTTTCTGGCGACTGTTTGCTTTAGTGCATATACTTACAAGGGACGTTGACAATATGACTCAGGAAGGGGTTGTACAAGAGACAAATTTCGAAGGCGCCGGGACGCCCCGAAGAGGGAAGGTGAGGGATATATATGATCTCGGGGCCGGGCTTCTCCTGGTGGCCTCCGACCGCATATCCGCCTTCGATGTGGTGCTGCCCGAGGGGATTCCGGGCAAGGGCAGGGTGCTGAACCGGATCTCTGAATACTGGTTCGGGAAGACAAAGGACATTATTCCCAATCATCTTATTTCCACAGTTGTAGATGATTACCCGGAGGTGTTCCATCCGTACAGGGATGTGCTTGAGGGCAGGAGCATGCTGGTAAAAAAAACAAGGCCGCTTCCTGTAGAGTGCGTCGTAAGGGGCTATTTGGCGGGCTCCGGCTGGAAGGAATATCAGGAACAGGGGTCAGTATGCGGAATTCCGCTGCCCCCGGGGCTTGTCGAGTCCTCAAGGCTCGAGAACCCGATATTCACCCCGGCCACCAAGGCCCTTGATGGCGAGCACGACGAAAATATCACGTTTGAGAAAGCCGAGGAATTAATAGGGAGGTACCTGGCCGGGAAGGTGAGGGATATAAGCGTCGCGCTTTATTTGAGGGCCGGGGACGTAGCCCGCGGGAAAGGCATCATAATTGCGGATACGAAGTTCGAATTCGGCATTGATGAGCAAACGGGGGAGCTCATACTCATAGATGAGGCGCTCACTCCCGATTCTTCGAGGTTCTGGCCCGGGGACGAATATAAACCCGGAGGCCCTCAGAGGAGTTTCGACAAACAGTTCGTCAGGGATTATCTGAGCTCAATCGACTGGGATAAGAACCCGCCCGCGCCCTCTCTCCCGCCCGATGTGATTGAGAAATCAGCGGAGAAATACCGGGAAGCCTTGCGGAGGCTGGTTGATTAAGCGATATACTGATCAACCGTGCGTATTTTCCCCTTAGCGGATAAGAGGTATTGAGGCGGGATTCAATCCGGGCTGATCCGGCGGCCGGATATAAAATTTAATTTTCAAGCTTGTGATATGGAAACGATAAGCGTATTGGGATGCGGCTGGCTGGGTCTTCCCCTCGCCCGTTATCTCATTGAAAAAGGTTACGATGTAAAAGGCTCTACCAGGACCCCGACTGAGCTGGAGGTAATGAGAGCTTCGGGCATAGAGCCGTTTTATCTGGTGCTCGACCCTGACCTGAGGGGCGATAACCTGGATGATTTCTTCAAAAGCGATGTGATTGTAATCAACTTTCCTCCCGAAAGGAGACCGGACATAGTCGATTATCATAGGGATCAGATAAATGCGCTTTTGCCGCGGCTCGGAAACTCCCCTGCAGGCAAGGTTATATTTGCAAGCTCGACTTCGGTTTACCCCGAGCTCAACCGGGAGGTGTCGGAAGATGAGGAGGCCCTTCCCGCAAAACCCTCCGGGTTAGCCCTTATGGAAGCCGAAAGGCTCTTACAGGGCTGCCCCGAATTTGAAACCACTGTAATCCGGTTCGGCGGGCTCATAGGTTACGACCGCAGGCCGGGCAGGTTCCTTGCCGGAAAAAAGGAGATCGCGAACGGCGATTCCCCGGTCAATCTGATTCACAGAGACGACTGTATCGCCATCATTCTGAAGATAATCGAGAAGAGCGTATGGGGCGAGACCTTCAACGCATGCGCCGATTCACACCCGAAAAGAAAGGATTATTATACGGCTCAGGCCGGGAAACTAGGACTCGAGCCCCCCGTTTTCAATAAGAGCGGCCAGAGTTCGTATAAAATAGTGACAAGCGATAAATTAAAGCGCCTTCTCGGTTACGAATTTATATATCCCGATCCCTCTTCTATAGACGACGGGCAAAAGTGACTCCATGTTTGCTTTGCCTCTAATGAGCCCGGATGTTTGGAATTGAATTCCCTTCTGTTATACTATTTTCACGGCAGATTATTACAGCTTACAATCTGTCCACGCGTACACATTTGAGAATATTAAAACCACAAAAGTACTTTTATCTCTCTTCGGTCCATCCGAGTTTTAGGTTTTTCCGGATACTCAGGCATAAATGAATAATTTTACCGTACTTGAAATTTACGCGCCGGGACTGAAATTATATTCGACAGGCTCTGTCTGCGGGCGAAAAAGGGGAGACTCTACAATAACATGCAGGGAACGATAACAGCCGAAGACCGTATTTCCAGGGAACTGGAATTCCATGATAACAACCTCGTTAAAGAGCTCTACGGTGAGCATAACGAGAATCTTAAGGAAATAGAGAATCTGTACGGAATAAAAGTCCACGCCAGGGGAGGGAAGCTGAGCCTCGAAGGGAGCGCTGGCGAGGTCGAGCCGGCCTACAGGTTCCTGATAGAGATTTATGGACTCCTTGAGAAGGGGTATGTGCTGGACCCGGCCGATATAGA
This is a stretch of genomic DNA from Deltaproteobacteria bacterium. It encodes these proteins:
- a CDS encoding SDR family oxidoreductase, translated to METISVLGCGWLGLPLARYLIEKGYDVKGSTRTPTELEVMRASGIEPFYLVLDPDLRGDNLDDFFKSDVIVINFPPERRPDIVDYHRDQINALLPRLGNSPAGKVIFASSTSVYPELNREVSEDEEALPAKPSGLALMEAERLLQGCPEFETTVIRFGGLIGYDRRPGRFLAGKKEIANGDSPVNLIHRDDCIAIILKIIEKSVWGETFNACADSHPKRKDYYTAQAGKLGLEPPVFNKSGQSSYKIVTSDKLKRLLGYEFIYPDPSSIDDGQK
- the htpX gene encoding zinc metalloprotease HtpX gives rise to the protein MNTLKSLILLVALSAILMWIGGAIGGKNGLVIAFGIAMVMNFASYWWSDKIVLKMYRAKEVKYEDALELYGDIQELAQNAGLPMPKVYITPQEQPNAFATGRSPSHAAVAVTQGIMRLLSREELKGVLAHELAHVKNRDILIGSIAATIATAITYLAYMAQFAAIFGGGGGRDRGGNPFALLIMAIVAPLAATVIRLAISRTREYGADKGGAEICGNPVYLANALRKLGAASGRIPLRVSEQVADSTSHMLIASPLSGKGLAGLFSTHPPMEERIRRLEAMAGGGSA
- a CDS encoding phosphoribosylaminoimidazolesuccinocarboxamide synthase, translating into MTQEGVVQETNFEGAGTPRRGKVRDIYDLGAGLLLVASDRISAFDVVLPEGIPGKGRVLNRISEYWFGKTKDIIPNHLISTVVDDYPEVFHPYRDVLEGRSMLVKKTRPLPVECVVRGYLAGSGWKEYQEQGSVCGIPLPPGLVESSRLENPIFTPATKALDGEHDENITFEKAEELIGRYLAGKVRDISVALYLRAGDVARGKGIIIADTKFEFGIDEQTGELILIDEALTPDSSRFWPGDEYKPGGPQRSFDKQFVRDYLSSIDWDKNPPAPSLPPDVIEKSAEKYREALRRLVD